The following proteins are co-located in the Microtus ochrogaster isolate Prairie Vole_2 unplaced genomic scaffold, MicOch1.0 UNK182, whole genome shotgun sequence genome:
- the LOC102001727 gene encoding guanylate-binding protein 6 yields MARPQMMAPICLVENHKDQLSVNQTAIEILDNISQPVVVVAIVGLYRTGKSYLMNRLAGQNHGFPLGSTVQSKTKGIWMWCVPHPTKPKHTLVLLDSEGLGDVEKGDSKNDSWIFALAVLLSSTFVYNSMGTINHQALEQLHYVTELTELIRAKSSPNPDGIKNSTEFVSFFPDFIWAVRDFMLELQIDGETVTEDKYLENALKLIPGDDPRTQEFNLPRECIRRFFPNRKCFVFDKPVHNKTLLRKLETISEDQLDPMFQEQTRAFVSFIFTHAKIKMLREGIKVTGNRLGTLVMTYVDIINSGAVPCLDDAVTTLAQRENSTALQKAAEHYSEQMGQLLRLPTDTLQELLDAHTACEKEAIAVFMEHSFKDEDQQFQKLLLELIDEKKRMFMLKNEEASDQYCQEELNRLSKDFMENISTFSVPGGHRLYLEMRGKIEHDYWQVPRKGVKASEVFQRFLQSQATIESSILKTDTALTAGEEVIAEERAQREAAEKEQELLRQKQEEQQQLMEAQERSHKENHEQLRIKLIQERDQLIEDHKIILENQLQHQKNWLEEGFKKKSEEMCGEIQRLKSDIEEMERTAAPLCTVL; encoded by the exons ATGGCCAGACCACAAATGATGGCTCCCATTTGTCTGGTGGAGAACCACAAGGACCAGCTGTCTGTGAACCAAACAGCCATTGAGATTCTGGACAACATTTCCCAGCCAGTGGTAGTTGTGGCTATTGTTGGATTGTACCGTACAGGGAAGTCCTACCTGATGAATCGTCTGGCAGGACAGAATCACG GGTTCCCTCTGGGTTCCACTGTGCAGTCTAAAACCAAGGGCATCTGGATGTGGTGTGTGCCACACCCCACCAAGCCAAAGCACACTCTGGTCCTCCTGGACTCTGAAGGCCTGGGCGATGTGGAAAAG GGGGACTCTAAGAATGACTCATGGATCTTTGCCCTGGCTGTGCTTCTGAGCAGCACCTTTGTCTACAACAGCATGGGCACCATCAACCACCAGGCCCTGGAGCAGCTGCA TTACGTCACAGAACTCACTGAGCTGATCAGGGCAAAGTCTTCCCCAAATCCTGATGGAATAAAGAATTCCACAGAGTTTGTGAGTTTCTTCCCAGACTTCATCTGGGCTGTTCGGGATTTCATGCTGGAGCTGCAGATAGATGGAGAGACTGTCACGGAGGACAAGTACCTGGAGAATGCACTGAAGCTGATCCCAG GTGACGATCCCAGAACCCAAGAATTCAATCTGCCCAGGGAATGTATCAGACGTTTTTTTCCTAATCGGAAATGTTTTGTCTTTGACAAACCAGTGCACAACAAAACACTTTTACGCAAACTTGAGACTATCTCAGAAGATCAACTGGATCCTATGTTCCAGGAACAAACAagggcttttgtttctttcatcttcaCCCATGCAAAGATCAAGATGCTCAGAGAGGGAATTAAGGTCACTGGGAATC GACTGGGGACTCTGGTGATGACCTACGTAGATATCATCAACAGTGGAGCTGTGCCTTGTCTGGATGATGCAGTGACAACTCTGGCCCAGCGTGAGAACTCAACAGCTCTGCAGAAGGCAGCTGAGCACTACAGTGAGCAGATGGGCCAACTACTGAGGCTCCCCACAGACACGCTCCAGGAGCTGCTGGATGCGCACACAGCCTGTGAGAAGGAAGCCATTGCTGTCTTCATGGAGCATTCCTTCAAGGATGAAGACCAGCAATTCCAGAAGCTGCTGCTG GAATTAATAGATGAGAAGAAAAGGATGTTCATGTTGAAGAATGAAGAAGCATCAGATCAATACTGCCAGGAAGAACTCAATCGGCTTTCAAAGGATTTTATGGAAAATATATCAACATTTTCTGTTCCTGGAGGACACAGGCTCTACCTGGAAATGAGGGGGAAGATTGAGCATGACTATTGGCAGGTGCCCCGGAAAGGGGTGAAG GCAAGTGAAGTCTTCCAGAGATTTCTGCAGTCACAGGCCACCATCGAGAGTTCCATCCTGAAGACAGATACAGCCTTAACTGCTGGGGAGGAAGTCATTGCAG AGGAGCGGGCCCAGAGGGAGGCAGCAGAGAAGGAACAGGAGCTGctaagacagaagcaggaggagcagcagcaactgatggaggctcAAGAAAGAAGTCACAAGGAAAACCATGAGCAACTGAGAATTAAGCTGATACAGGAAAGAGATCAGCTCATTGAAGACCATAAAATAATTCTGGAGAATCAGCTGCAG CATCAAAAGAATTGGCTTGAAGAAGGATTTAAGAAGAAATCTGAGGAAATGTGTGGAGAAATACAGCGGTTGAAATCTGACattgaggaaatggaaagaacagCAGCTCCATTATGTACagtattataa